A genome region from Bacillaceae bacterium IKA-2 includes the following:
- a CDS encoding 4Fe-4S binding protein encodes MKVQFDEDRCKGCSLCISACPQNILRLSTRMNKKGYQAAEMIHEELCTSCAACARMCPDAAITIYRPERTIEKLHR; translated from the coding sequence ATGAAGGTCCAATTTGATGAAGATCGTTGTAAAGGATGCTCATTATGTATAAGTGCTTGTCCACAAAATATCCTAAGATTATCAACAAGAATGAACAAAAAAGGTTATCAGGCAGCCGAAATGATTCATGAAGAACTTTGCACGAGTTGTGCAGCCTGTGCACGAATGTGTCCTGACGCGGCGATAACAATTTATCGACCAGAAAGAACAATAGAGAAGCTTCATAGGTAG
- a CDS encoding 3-methyl-2-oxobutanoate dehydrogenase subunit VorB — protein sequence MGKVLMKGNEVIGEAAIQAGCYYYFGYPITPQSELVSYMANRLPEVNGVFLQAESEVAAINMVYGAASAGVRVMTSSSGPGFSLKQEGISYLAGAELPAVIVNMSRGGPGLGNIQPSQADYFQATKGGGHGDYYTPVLAPANLQEIVDLTAEAFRIADQYRTPVILLGDGMLGQMMEPVEFKDHTDSGEGFNKDWATTGTIGDGPPKVITSLDLSDIALEQRNHRLQQKYQEITTNEIKVETKYTNDADYIIVAYGTVARIAMSAIERARNDGMKIGLIRPISLWPFPKRVISDISINVKELLTVEMNAGQMVEDVRLAVEGKAPVSFYGRTGGIIPTVEEIYQEILKLREGVTS from the coding sequence ATGGGGAAAGTTTTAATGAAAGGGAATGAAGTCATTGGTGAGGCCGCGATACAAGCAGGCTGTTACTATTATTTTGGGTATCCGATTACACCTCAAAGCGAATTGGTGTCCTATATGGCAAACCGTTTGCCGGAAGTGAATGGGGTATTTTTACAGGCTGAGAGTGAGGTTGCAGCGATCAATATGGTATACGGGGCAGCGTCTGCCGGGGTTCGAGTAATGACCTCATCTTCTGGACCAGGTTTTAGTTTGAAGCAAGAAGGAATTTCCTACCTTGCTGGAGCAGAACTCCCAGCTGTCATTGTCAATATGTCAAGGGGAGGTCCAGGTTTAGGAAATATCCAACCATCACAGGCTGACTATTTCCAAGCAACCAAAGGGGGAGGGCACGGTGATTATTATACGCCTGTATTAGCGCCTGCTAACTTACAGGAAATTGTTGATTTAACAGCAGAAGCGTTTCGAATTGCTGATCAATACCGGACACCGGTCATTTTACTTGGTGATGGGATGCTTGGCCAAATGATGGAGCCAGTGGAATTCAAAGACCACACAGATTCCGGTGAGGGCTTCAATAAAGATTGGGCAACAACTGGAACAATCGGGGATGGCCCTCCAAAGGTAATCACATCGCTTGATTTAAGTGATATTGCGCTCGAACAGCGAAATCATCGTTTACAGCAAAAATATCAGGAAATTACAACCAATGAAATAAAAGTAGAAACGAAATACACCAACGATGCCGATTATATCATTGTTGCTTATGGAACCGTGGCAAGAATTGCTATGAGCGCGATCGAGAGAGCACGAAATGATGGGATGAAAATCGGGCTTATCCGTCCAATCTCATTGTGGCCGTTTCCCAAAAGAGTAATCTCAGATATTAGCATCAATGTAAAAGAGTTATTAACCGTTGAAATGAACGCCGGTCAAATGGTCGAAGATGTTCGCTTAGCTGTTGAGGGAAAAGCTCCGGTAAGCTTCTATGGTCGTACTGGTGGCATTATTCCTACGGTAGAGGAAATCTATCAAGAGATTTTGAAGCTTAGAGAAGGGGTGACCTCATGA
- a CDS encoding thiamine pyrophosphate-dependent enzyme, whose translation MKTVFKRTEGLKEADTHYCPGCTHGIIHRLVGETLAEMDALERTVGVASVGCSVLSYDYFNCDMTQAAHGRAPAVATGLKRVLPDDRLVFTYQGDGDLASIGMAEIVHSAARSENITVIFVNNATYGMTGGQMSPTTLVGQKTATSTQGRAQGSHGLPIRVSEMLATLDGSTYIERVSTHDVAHVIKAKKAIRKAFATQEQKKGFSMIEVLSTCPTNWGLTPEESLQWVKAEMVPYYPLGVFKDLRAEREESI comes from the coding sequence ATGAAAACGGTGTTTAAACGAACCGAAGGACTGAAGGAAGCTGACACTCATTATTGCCCAGGGTGCACGCATGGAATTATTCACAGGCTAGTAGGTGAGACTTTAGCTGAAATGGATGCATTAGAACGGACTGTCGGTGTTGCATCAGTCGGGTGCTCTGTATTGTCGTATGATTACTTTAATTGTGATATGACGCAGGCGGCTCACGGCCGAGCGCCAGCTGTGGCTACAGGATTAAAGCGGGTACTCCCAGATGATCGACTCGTATTCACTTATCAAGGCGATGGTGATTTGGCCTCGATTGGAATGGCCGAAATTGTCCACAGTGCAGCCAGAAGTGAAAACATTACCGTGATCTTTGTTAATAACGCTACCTACGGCATGACAGGAGGTCAAATGTCGCCAACGACTCTTGTTGGGCAAAAGACTGCTACATCAACTCAAGGAAGAGCACAAGGCTCACATGGGTTACCAATTCGGGTCTCAGAAATGTTGGCCACCCTAGATGGAAGTACGTATATCGAACGAGTCTCGACACATGATGTCGCTCACGTCATTAAAGCAAAAAAAGCGATCCGAAAAGCTTTTGCTACACAAGAGCAAAAAAAAGGATTCTCTATGATCGAAGTCTTATCAACGTGCCCAACAAACTGGGGCTTAACTCCTGAAGAGTCTTTACAATGGGTAAAAGCTGAAATGGTTCCGTATTATCCATTGGGGGTATTCAAAGACCTTCGAGCTGAGCGGGAGGAATCAATATGA
- a CDS encoding 2-oxoacid:acceptor oxidoreductase family protein, translating to MKQELIIAGFGGQGVMSMGQLLAYAGMKEGKQVSWLPSYGPEQRGGTANVSVVISDEIVGSPVIDKPTSVIALNTPSFEKFEPMLISGGDLFINADLIEIISDRKDIFFLPIPATKIAKSLDEERVAGMVILGAFITKTNILSKESLLQALIHVLGEKKRHLIDVNEQAIIAGANLIK from the coding sequence ATGAAACAAGAATTAATCATTGCTGGTTTTGGTGGGCAAGGGGTCATGTCTATGGGGCAGTTACTCGCTTATGCAGGCATGAAGGAAGGTAAACAAGTATCATGGCTTCCGTCTTATGGTCCAGAACAGCGAGGTGGCACCGCAAATGTATCTGTTGTGATAAGTGATGAGATAGTAGGTTCACCTGTCATCGACAAGCCTACATCCGTCATTGCTTTGAATACCCCTTCATTTGAAAAATTTGAACCTATGCTCATTAGTGGCGGGGACTTGTTCATCAACGCGGATTTAATCGAGATAATTAGTGACAGAAAAGATATCTTTTTTTTGCCGATCCCTGCTACTAAGATAGCAAAAAGTTTAGATGAAGAGCGAGTAGCAGGTATGGTCATATTAGGAGCATTTATTACAAAAACAAACATTTTATCGAAAGAAAGTCTTCTCCAAGCGTTAATTCATGTCTTAGGAGAAAAGAAAAGGCATCTCATTGATGTCAATGAGCAAGCGATTATTGCAGGAGCAAACCTTATTAAGTAA
- a CDS encoding cytochrome d ubiquinol oxidase subunit II, with translation MTIEIIGITVLWVFLYGYLIVASIDFGAGFYSYYAKMTRKKHSIRTVIDRYLSPVWEVTNVFLVFFFIGIIGFFPDSAFYFGTALLVPGSIALILLAIRGSFYAFANYGARESNIYVFLYGMSGLFIPAALSIVLIISEGGFIFYDGETVTLLNDKLLSSPFAWSGVLLAIVSVLFISASFLTYYAFQMEDKDAFRLLRRFALIWSGPTILASILFFFMLSTHNPEHFQAMIDMYWMFGASLICFVFAVWLIYKGINLGIAFSLVALQYGLAFFGYGATHLPYILYPYITIYESITGPEMGVALIIAFLLGLSLLIPSLYLLLRLFIFNTKYIKG, from the coding sequence ATGACTATTGAGATTATCGGGATTACCGTATTATGGGTTTTTTTGTATGGTTATTTGATTGTTGCCTCTATCGACTTTGGGGCGGGATTTTATTCTTATTATGCAAAGATGACTCGAAAAAAACACAGCATCCGCACAGTAATTGACCGTTATTTATCACCGGTTTGGGAAGTGACGAATGTTTTTCTCGTTTTTTTCTTTATTGGGATCATTGGTTTTTTCCCTGATTCGGCTTTTTACTTTGGCACCGCTCTATTAGTTCCCGGAAGTATAGCTTTAATTTTACTGGCGATTCGCGGATCATTTTATGCTTTTGCTAATTATGGGGCGAGAGAAAGTAACATTTATGTATTTTTGTATGGGATGAGCGGGTTATTTATCCCAGCCGCATTGTCGATCGTGTTAATTATTTCTGAGGGCGGATTTATTTTTTATGATGGTGAAACCGTTACTCTCTTAAACGATAAACTTTTATCAAGCCCATTTGCTTGGTCTGGTGTTTTATTGGCGATTGTCAGCGTTCTTTTTATCAGTGCAAGTTTTTTAACCTATTATGCCTTTCAGATGGAAGACAAAGATGCCTTTAGACTACTACGGAGGTTTGCTTTAATTTGGAGCGGACCAACAATTTTAGCAAGTATTCTTTTCTTTTTTATGTTAAGCACTCACAATCCGGAGCATTTCCAAGCGATGATTGACATGTACTGGATGTTTGGAGCGTCTCTGATTTGCTTTGTTTTCGCTGTTTGGCTGATCTATAAAGGAATTAACTTAGGGATTGCTTTTAGCTTAGTTGCCTTACAATATGGATTAGCATTTTTTGGATATGGAGCGACACACTTACCTTACATTTTGTATCCTTATATAACTATCTATGAAAGCATTACTGGGCCAGAAATGGGGGTCGCCTTAATTATTGCGTTTTTATTAGGTCTATCACTACTTATTCCTTCTCTCTACTTACTTTTACGTCTGTTTATCTTTAACACCAAATATATCAAAGGTTAG
- a CDS encoding cytochrome ubiquinol oxidase subunit I produces the protein MEFDTLLLSRLLTAITLCFHIIMATVGVGIPIFFSLAELIGIKKKDPHYHLLARRWARGYVIVVAVGVVTGTIIGLQLSLLWPRFMQASGQIISLPLFLETFAFFFEAIFLGIYLYTWDRFKPIYHWLLSLPIILGASASAFFITSANAFMNTPQGFDVENGLFTNIKPLVAMFNPATPSKVAHVLTSAYLTSAFILAAISAYFILKGKSHVYYKKALHLTMIGCFVFGMATVLNGDFAGKFLAKYQPEKLAAAEWHFETETRAKLILGGILDEEEQTARFALNIPFGLSILAFNSPNAEVIGLNEFPKELWPPLFIHHFFNLMIFIGMYLLAVAAAYFMFNYFTRLNPLHPWLLRSIILGGPLAILAIEFGWIMTEVGRQPWILRGFMKVSEGVTTNPYVFEMLILFSLLYMMLAILLPTILIRLFKSKSAEMELEKKEIIL, from the coding sequence ATGGAATTTGATACATTACTGTTAAGTCGCTTACTCACCGCGATAACATTGTGTTTTCATATTATTATGGCAACTGTTGGCGTCGGTATCCCGATTTTTTTTTCTTTAGCAGAACTTATTGGGATTAAAAAGAAAGATCCCCATTATCATTTATTAGCTAGAAGATGGGCGCGAGGTTATGTCATCGTAGTAGCGGTCGGGGTTGTCACAGGAACGATAATTGGACTGCAATTATCACTGTTGTGGCCGCGATTTATGCAGGCATCTGGTCAGATTATTAGTCTGCCTTTATTTTTAGAAACGTTTGCTTTCTTTTTTGAAGCAATTTTTTTAGGTATTTATTTATATACTTGGGATCGCTTTAAACCGATTTATCATTGGCTCTTGTCTCTTCCGATCATTCTTGGCGCTTCTGCATCTGCTTTTTTTATCACATCGGCCAACGCTTTTATGAATACTCCACAAGGATTTGACGTTGAGAATGGTCTATTTACAAATATCAAACCGTTAGTAGCTATGTTTAATCCAGCCACGCCATCAAAAGTGGCCCATGTTTTAACGTCTGCTTATTTAACATCTGCTTTTATTTTGGCAGCCATTTCAGCTTATTTTATTTTAAAAGGAAAATCCCATGTTTACTACAAAAAGGCCCTGCATTTAACGATGATCGGTTGTTTTGTTTTTGGTATGGCTACCGTTCTTAATGGTGATTTTGCTGGTAAATTTTTAGCGAAATATCAACCTGAAAAATTAGCAGCAGCCGAATGGCATTTTGAAACAGAAACAAGGGCCAAATTAATCCTTGGTGGAATTTTAGATGAAGAAGAACAGACCGCCCGTTTTGCGCTCAACATTCCGTTTGGTCTTAGTATTTTAGCTTTTAATTCACCGAATGCAGAAGTAATTGGCCTCAATGAATTCCCTAAAGAGTTGTGGCCACCGCTATTTATTCATCATTTTTTTAATTTGATGATTTTCATTGGTATGTACTTACTAGCTGTCGCTGCCGCCTATTTCATGTTTAATTATTTTACTCGCCTTAACCCGCTACACCCATGGTTACTTCGCTCGATTATTTTGGGTGGTCCGTTGGCGATATTAGCGATTGAATTTGGCTGGATCATGACAGAGGTGGGGCGACAACCATGGATTTTACGAGGATTTATGAAAGTGTCTGAAGGTGTTACTACCAATCCATATGTCTTTGAAATGCTTATCCTTTTTTCACTTTTATATATGATGCTAGCAATTTTACTCCCAACCATTCTGATTCGTTTATTTAAGAGTAAATCTGCTGAAATGGAACTAGAGAAAAAAGAGATTATTTTATAA
- a CDS encoding L,D-transpeptidase family protein — translation MLKKFLLFSFVLCFLFAFLLPRPTSASSGQFIIINKASNELAYYENNKLNRIFRVATGKSPSLTPEGNFKIVNKIVDRPYFKDNIPGGDPSNPLGSRWLGLNARDTWGTTYAIHGNNNPASIGNYVSLGCIRMQNDEVKWLFDKVKVDTPVIIVTASSSFDSIAKANGHTVTASTIEPAPVKENTVLSLGSRGGDVKELQQTLQNLGYKIEEISGVFDEKTEKEVQKFQADHGLTFDGIVGQETKKALKNPSKKVSTTPTPAGEKPSDTTDPPKKTKQISPEKVNEFHEYLRKSGYYVGDYHVNHGTPTPLMY, via the coding sequence ATGTTGAAAAAGTTTCTACTATTTTCATTTGTTTTATGTTTCTTATTCGCCTTTTTGTTACCTCGACCTACATCAGCTTCAAGTGGACAATTCATTATTATAAACAAAGCAAGTAACGAACTAGCTTACTATGAAAATAATAAACTCAATCGGATTTTTCGTGTCGCAACAGGTAAGAGTCCCTCATTAACACCGGAAGGAAATTTTAAAATTGTCAATAAGATCGTCGACAGGCCCTATTTTAAGGATAATATTCCAGGAGGCGATCCTTCTAACCCACTTGGCAGTCGCTGGCTCGGACTTAATGCAAGAGATACATGGGGAACTACTTATGCGATACACGGAAATAATAACCCTGCCTCAATTGGAAATTATGTTAGCTTGGGCTGTATTCGCATGCAGAATGACGAAGTGAAATGGCTTTTTGACAAAGTAAAAGTTGATACACCCGTTATCATCGTCACCGCATCAAGCTCCTTTGACAGTATCGCAAAAGCTAACGGCCATACAGTCACTGCTTCAACAATAGAACCAGCACCCGTAAAGGAGAACACTGTATTAAGTCTTGGAAGTCGCGGCGGGGATGTAAAAGAATTACAACAAACTCTTCAAAATTTAGGCTATAAAATCGAAGAAATAAGTGGGGTTTTTGACGAAAAAACTGAAAAAGAAGTTCAAAAATTCCAAGCAGATCATGGACTGACTTTTGACGGTATTGTCGGACAAGAAACGAAAAAGGCCTTAAAAAACCCATCTAAAAAAGTCTCCACTACACCCACACCAGCGGGAGAAAAGCCATCCGACACAACTGACCCACCAAAAAAAACCAAGCAAATTTCTCCCGAAAAAGTAAATGAGTTTCATGAGTATTTGCGAAAATCAGGGTACTATGTGGGAGATTATCACGTTAATCACGGAACTCCAACACCGCTGATGTATTAA
- a CDS encoding HD-GYP domain-containing protein, which translates to MIGIEKKLHLEYFNEHRHKVTKYLFWVNAIFFLLSSSWNILFLVFDLPYSRANIPALLACLGVLILVKVITDPMKLSSKVTQLIMLIYCAGMLIVVYFESGYSESWSFFLIVPLIAGLYGERKILFYYSLLGLFIISYLSINSPKSLYMPDNIDIANRILVYLIIASLSFLVLMTLNLIHTKQVRTVISMMENTIKEVVNSFVVSVEAKDQYTFGHSQRVSLYAVALAKHLPEYQESDLKRLRLAGLVHDIGKINIPEAILTNTGKLTPEEYEVIKTHTVLGARMIERIDGLQELKSGVLYHHERWDGKGYPASHQGKEIPLDARILAIADAFDAMTSDRSYRSGVSLNEALQRLTEGKGSQFDPDLIDVFEKRASFEFIKIYKASNDEVKEFETLLDFV; encoded by the coding sequence ATGATAGGAATCGAAAAAAAGCTCCATCTTGAATATTTTAATGAGCACCGCCATAAAGTGACGAAATATTTGTTTTGGGTCAATGCGATCTTTTTTCTATTAAGTTCTTCATGGAACATCCTGTTTCTTGTCTTCGACCTTCCGTACTCAAGAGCGAATATACCGGCACTATTAGCATGTTTAGGCGTCTTAATATTAGTAAAAGTGATCACTGACCCTATGAAACTATCTTCAAAAGTGACCCAACTGATAATGTTAATCTATTGTGCAGGAATGTTAATCGTCGTTTATTTTGAATCAGGATATAGTGAGTCATGGTCCTTTTTCCTCATTGTCCCTTTAATAGCAGGTCTTTATGGAGAACGAAAAATATTGTTTTACTATTCCTTACTCGGGCTCTTTATTATCTCTTATTTAAGTATAAATTCTCCGAAAAGTTTGTATATGCCCGATAATATTGATATAGCCAATCGAATCCTTGTCTATTTAATCATCGCTTCGTTAAGTTTCTTAGTATTAATGACTCTTAACCTTATTCATACAAAACAAGTACGTACTGTCATTAGCATGATGGAAAACACGATTAAAGAAGTAGTCAATAGCTTCGTTGTTTCAGTGGAAGCAAAAGATCAATACACATTCGGTCATAGTCAACGCGTAAGTCTTTATGCTGTTGCACTCGCCAAGCATCTGCCTGAATATCAAGAGAGCGATCTAAAAAGACTTAGATTAGCCGGATTAGTTCATGATATTGGAAAGATTAATATCCCAGAGGCTATCCTCACCAATACAGGGAAATTAACGCCAGAGGAGTATGAAGTAATAAAAACTCATACAGTTTTAGGAGCAAGAATGATTGAGAGAATTGATGGCCTCCAAGAATTAAAAAGTGGGGTCCTTTATCATCATGAACGCTGGGATGGCAAAGGATATCCAGCATCTCACCAAGGGAAAGAAATCCCTTTGGATGCCAGAATTTTAGCTATCGCCGATGCCTTTGACGCAATGACCTCAGATCGTTCTTATCGAAGTGGGGTGTCATTGAATGAAGCGTTACAAAGATTGACTGAAGGGAAAGGTAGCCAATTTGACCCCGACCTAATTGATGTTTTTGAAAAAAGGGCCTCGTTTGAATTTATCAAAATCTACAAAGCGTCAAATGATGAAGTAAAAGAATTTGAAACCTTGTTGGATTTCGTCTAA
- a CDS encoding ThiF family adenylyltransferase, with protein MIKEQFNRNLGIMSEEDIIKLHETTISIAGCGCIGGFSAELLVRMGIGKLIIADPDLFDISNINRQCAATHHSVGMLKVEALKAHLLAINPDLEIVVYSKGVNEENVSDFVNEADYVIDAIDYFCLPEAVALHRGSRQKGLHIITAVALGFGASVLTFSPNGMKLEEYLGIPVDCVIDDLRGITFPASSYTSYLPSYATEEKITEWITNKTIPTISVGQALGPGALVSQMILHILGRKEPIMVPEKWQIQFE; from the coding sequence ATGATTAAAGAACAATTTAATAGAAACCTTGGAATTATGTCAGAAGAAGACATCATAAAGTTGCATGAGACGACGATTTCGATTGCTGGATGCGGGTGTATTGGCGGATTTTCGGCAGAGCTACTCGTTCGGATGGGGATTGGGAAATTAATAATAGCGGATCCTGATCTATTCGATATTTCCAATATCAATCGCCAATGTGCAGCTACTCATCATTCAGTTGGAATGTTAAAAGTAGAAGCTTTAAAAGCTCATTTATTAGCTATTAATCCAGATTTAGAGATTGTCGTTTATTCAAAAGGCGTCAACGAAGAAAATGTCAGCGATTTTGTTAATGAGGCAGACTATGTGATAGATGCGATTGATTATTTTTGTCTCCCAGAGGCTGTAGCCTTACATCGCGGATCGCGTCAAAAGGGTTTACACATTATTACCGCTGTTGCATTAGGATTCGGTGCATCTGTTTTAACATTTTCACCCAATGGCATGAAATTAGAGGAGTATCTTGGTATTCCAGTAGATTGTGTGATTGATGACCTAAGAGGGATCACATTTCCAGCATCTAGTTATACCAGCTATTTACCTAGCTATGCTACAGAAGAAAAGATTACAGAGTGGATAACAAATAAAACGATTCCGACGATAAGTGTCGGACAAGCATTAGGACCTGGAGCATTAGTATCTCAGATGATACTCCATATCCTAGGCAGAAAAGAACCGATCATGGTACCAGAAAAATGGCAAATTCAATTTGAATAA
- a CDS encoding sulfite exporter TauE/SafE family protein, translating into MMYDLSWTHLLIVVLSALFIGISKTGVPTLGILVVATMATIFPARESIGIVLPMLITADIIAVTYYRRSVDWKTLFSLIPWVLGGILAGYALLYTIVESRPIEIILGMIILTLIAVQFMRERWGAKWMVAMPESKAFIGIMGTLAGFTTMMGNAAGPIMAVFLVAMALPKKVFIGTGAWFFLSVNLIKVPMYGQLGLITGETLLFNVWLIVPILIGTYLGIKFLPLIPQKHFNLIILLLATVGGIRLLIA; encoded by the coding sequence ATGATGTATGATTTATCATGGACTCATCTTTTGATCGTAGTGTTATCTGCATTATTTATAGGGATTTCTAAAACAGGAGTACCAACGTTAGGAATTCTTGTGGTAGCAACGATGGCTACAATTTTCCCAGCAAGGGAATCAATTGGAATTGTATTACCAATGTTGATTACTGCAGATATAATCGCTGTTACATACTACCGTAGAAGCGTGGATTGGAAAACATTATTTTCATTAATTCCATGGGTTCTTGGAGGGATTTTAGCAGGTTATGCGCTTTTATATACGATTGTAGAAAGTAGACCGATCGAAATTATCTTAGGTATGATCATATTGACGTTGATTGCTGTTCAGTTTATGAGAGAACGTTGGGGTGCAAAATGGATGGTTGCGATGCCAGAATCGAAGGCATTCATAGGAATAATGGGAACGCTCGCTGGATTTACAACAATGATGGGAAATGCCGCGGGACCAATTATGGCTGTTTTTCTAGTAGCAATGGCTTTGCCGAAGAAAGTATTTATCGGAACCGGTGCTTGGTTCTTTTTATCTGTTAATTTAATTAAAGTACCTATGTATGGACAGCTTGGGCTTATTACTGGAGAAACACTGCTTTTTAATGTATGGCTTATTGTACCTATTCTGATTGGAACTTATTTAGGTATTAAATTTTTACCTCTCATCCCCCAAAAACATTTTAATTTAATTATTTTATTATTGGCTACAGTAGGGGGTATACGTTTGTTGATTGCCTAG